The window AGTATGGAACAACACCAGAAGAGATATTTATCACATATGAAGAGCTCAAAGAAAAATATGGTGATGAAATAAAGAATATTCCTCTTGGTGCAATTGGTATTTACACATTTGTACAGAAATTCAAAACAGGTTTGCAGCAGCTTATGGCAGGTTCGAGAAACTTCAGAATTTCTACAATCTCAAGAAAGGATTTGATTGCACTCACAGAAGATGCTGCAAAGATATCGGGTATTCCATACGTAATGGATGCGTACAGAGAAGAAGCAGAGAGAATTTTGGAAGAATAATTTCAAAATTGAAAAGTGATTATTTACTTTAAAAAAGCATCAAAGGGCTGTCCCCGAAAATATACAGAGGGTACAGCCCTTTTCTCACACTTTACTTTTCTCATATTTTAATTTTAGTGGAATACTATAAACGTTTATATAACGTAATTTGTAAGCCTACCTATTCCTTCTATTTCAACCTCGACCACATCACCTTGTTTCATTGGCCCAATTCCTGAAGGAGTACCGGTTATAATTACATCAAATGGTTTTAGAGTCATTATTGAGCTTATATAACTCACCAAGGTTTCGACAGGGAAGATGAAATTGTTAGTATTTGAACTTTGAACAACTTGTCCATTCAAGTATGTTTTGATGTTGCTATTATTTGGGTCAATCTCATCTGTTACAATAGGACCAAGTGGTAAGAATGTGTCGAATGACTTTGCAACCGTCCACTGACCATTTTTAGGCTGAAGATCTCTTGCTGTCACATCATTTGCACAGGTATAGCCCAATATGTATTTTTTTGCTTTGTCAGGTGTGACATTTCGACACTCCTTTTTTATTACAATTGCAAGCTCACCTTCGTAATCTACCTGTTTGCTCATATGCTCTGGGTATATAATATTTTCCATGTGTCCAATAACGCATGTTGAGGGTTTTAAAAAAAGAACAGGAGTTTGAGGGATTTCAAGTTTTAGTTCATTTGCATGGTCTTTATAGTTGAGTCCCACACAAATGACTTTTGAGGGTTTTACAGGAGATAAAATTTTCAAGGCTTCTTTTGGATAAGTTTCATTGCTTACAGTCAGTGGGTCTATACTTTTTACAACTCTTACCATATCATCTTCCACAAGTCCGAAAAATGTCTTATTTGCATAAAAAAATCTTCCAAGTTTCATTTATACTTGTCGCCTCCTACTATTGGATAACAACATTTTAGTTAAAATTATATAACATGGGTCTTCAGAATACAAATTTTAAATTGCAAGAAGACATATTGTAAACTTTCATATCAAGTGGTATAATAAAATTGTTAAAAAATAAACAAATACAAGCTAAACTGTTTAGTGTAAAGTTCATGTGGGTATAAACAGCTATATACTGCCTATTTGAGAATAAACAGTGTCATAATTAATCAATTCATTTTATTAATAGGTGGTGATTTAATTGCCAAAGGTTCTTCGGGCTGACAATATGAACAAGTGCCTTGGATGTTTTACATGTATGCTTACATGTGCTGCTGTGAATCATAACAATCATAACTTAGCAAAAAGCTCTATAAAAGTAAAGACAAGAGGAGGACTTCAGAGCAAGTTTGCAGCAACAGTATGTGTTGCTTGCAAAGAACCTGCCTGTGCAGAGGTCTGCCCAACAAATGCGCTTGTGAAGCGTCCGGGTGGAGGCGTAAGGCTAATAGAAGAAAAGTGCATTGCCTGTGAGAAATGTGTTTCGGCTTGTATTGTAGGTTCTATTCACATGGACTACGACAGGAAAATTCCTATAGTTTGCAAGCATTGTGGAGCATGTGTTAGAATGTGTCCTCACAATTGCCTGAGCATGGAAGAGGTGAGGGAGTAAAATGATTGGGACAGATTTTATAAGGGTTCTATATATAGACCTTACAAACAAAAAAGCAGATATACAAGAAAGAAAGGACTTGTATAAATACTTAGGTGGAGTCGGAGTTGCTGCAAAGCTACTTGAAGAAAACATGAAAAAAGACCTTCCGCCACTTGATGAGCAGCAACCACTTATTATCTCAATTGGCCCACTTTCAACAATATTTCCTGTTGTGACAAAAGCTGTGGCAACATTTATCTCACCTCATACAGGTGAGTATGGTGAGAGTCATGCAGGTGGAAGACTTGCCATGGCAATCAGAAATGCAGGATATGACGCAATTGTCATAACTGGAAAGGCCCAAAAACCGACATATCTTGTTATAACAGACAAGACTATAGAATTCAAAGATGCGCGAGCTATGTGGGGACTTGATGTTGAAGAAGTTGGAAGACTGATAAGAGAAAGAGAGCCAGGTCCTGGTAAAAGAAGTATTATAAGAATTGGAAAAGCAGGAGAAAATCTTGTGACATATTCGTGTGTGAATGTAGATACTTATAGGCATTTTGGAAGACTTGGGATTGGGGCAGTCTTTGGAAGTAAGAATTTAAAAGCAATGATGATAATGGGCGAAGAAGACTTGCCAATTTCCAATTTGAAAGAATATTTCAAGACATACCAAGAGATTTACAAAAAGGTCACACAAACAGACGCCATGGCAAAATACCATGAGCTTGGAACTCCGATGAACATCAAGGTTTTAAATGCTATAAATTCACTGCCAACAAAGAACCTTTTGCAGTCCAATTTTGAGCATGCAGATGACATATCTGGGGAGACTTTTGCAGAAAAGAATCTAATAAGAAAGGTTTCATGTGTCGGCTGTCCAATTGGATGTATTCATATAGGGCAGTTCAGACGCGAGTTTGACAAAGGATATGAATATGAGTCAATAGCAGTATCATACGACCATGAACTGATTTATGCTTTGGGAAGCCTTCTTGGAATCAAGACAACAGACGAAGTTTTGCAGATTATAGAAGAGGTTGAACTTGCAGGGCTTGACGCAATTTCAACTGGTGTTGTCTTGGCATGGGCAACAGAAGCACTTAAAAAAGGCCTTATCACAAGAGAAGATACCTTAGCTGACCTTGAATTTGGCAATACCATGGAATATATAAAGGCAATTGACAACATTGCAGAGAGGGTAAATGAGTTTTATTACACTATTGGAAATGGTTTGAAGGAAGCTGTCAAAAAATACGGTGGCGAAGAGTTTGCGCTTTTATACGGTGGAAATGAGATGGCAGGATATCACACAGGATATGCGTTTGCTCTTGGTCAGACTGTTGGTGCAAGGCACTCTCACTTGGATAATGCAGGGTATGCATATGACCAGAGTGCGAAAGAACTAAAGGATGAGGATATAATAGATTATGTAATAAAGGAGGAAAAAGAAAGAGCTATTTTGACATCACTTTGCATCTGCCTTTTTGCACGAAAAGTTTATGACAGACCAACAATTCTGAAAGCTCTAAATTCAATAGGTATTAATTGGACAGACGAAGACCTGACCCGCCTTGGCAATGACATCTTCTTTACCAAACTGAAAATTAAAAAGGAACTTGGCTATTCACTTGAAAATTACAAATTCCCAAAGAGAATTTTTGAAACGCCAACTCTTTGGGGAAAGATGGATGAGCAGAAGCTAAACAGGCTTTTGAAGATGTATATTGAAAGGGTGGAAAGAGAATATGAAAATTGGAGTAGAGGTAAATGATTTTTTCAAAAGATATGGCAGCAGAATTGGCAAGTTTGAGCTTGAAATAGAAGAGAACACAGATGTTTTAACCCTTCTTCAGAAGCTTAATATTCCAGCTGACAAAGTTGGATTTGTTATTGTAAACCAAAAAAAAGTTGACAATACTTATATTTTTTCAGACAATGATAGTGTGTATATTACTCCATTTGCAACTGGAGGATAAAGTTTTATGCAAAAAAGATTTTTAAAAAATATTGGTGCCTTAACTGAAGAAGGACAAAAAAGGCTTTTTGCAACAGTTGTTGCTGTTGTTGGTGTCGGTGGCATAGGCGGGTTTTTGATTGAAGGCCTAGCAAGACTTGGAGTAAAGAAGATTATAGCAGTTGACATGGATACATTTGATGAAACAAACCTCAACAGACAGGTGTTATCAAATATTAACAACTTAGGTAAATACAAGGTTTTTGAAGCTGAAAAGAGGGTAAAAGAGATAAACCCTAATGTGTATTTTGAACCCATAAAAGAAAAGGCATATTTAGGAAACCTTGAAATCTTTTTACTTGAGGCAGATTATATATTTGATGCAACAGACAACATGGAGATAAGAAAAAGTTTATCTGAGTTTGTACAAAGGACAGGTAAAATTTTAATCCACGGTGGCTGTGCTGGCTGGTATGCACAGGTTGCCATCATTACAAAAGACACACCTGGAATAGAAAGACTTTTAGGAGAGAAAAATGTTGAGGGTGCTGAAAAAGACCTTGGCAATCCAATTTTTGCACCAATGCTAACAGCAGCACTTGAGCTTTCTGAGTTTTGTAAACTGGTCTCAAAGCAAGGGGAACCGCTTGTTGGTAAGTGTTTACTTGTAAACCTTTTGACAAATGAATATAGAACTTTTGAATTTTAAAAAATCTTTCCGAGCCATTGCAACCTAAAAAGAGGGTTTTTCCCTCTTCATGGTGCTTTGGCCGATAGGGTGCAGGTTTGGGAAACCACTGCGCCTCCCGCTTTGGAAAGGAAAGATTTTAAAGGGTACTCTTTCCGGTTTATTCAAAGCGGGGGAGTACCTTTTTTGTTTTAGAAAAACTTAAAGTTTGACTATTAAAAAAGGAGTGCAAAAAGATGAAAAAGGCTATGGTTAAAATTGTTTTGGTATCTATTCTTTTAACTTTTATCTTTACATTTTCATTATATTCTTTTTCAAAACCTGTTAAAACATATAAGATAGCAACAACTACAAGTATATATGATAGTGGATTTTTAAGCTTTGTTGTTCCTGAATTTGAAAAAAAGAATAATATGAAACTTAATTTTATCTCTGTTGGAAGTGGTCAGGCTGTAAAGATATTCAAAAATGGGGATGCTGATGGAATAATCATCCATGAAAAATCTTTTTTAGATGACCTCAAGAAACAAAAGCTCATTCAAGGGTATACTCCTTTTGTTTCGAACTACTTTATACTTGTTGGTCCAAAAAGCAAAAAGAATTTATTCAAGAAGGTAAAATCTGTTCAGGCGGCATTTTTAATAATAAAAAATAAAAACTTAAAATTTGTATCCAGGGCAGACAACTCTGCAACGTATATTAGAGAGCTTGAGATTTGGAAACTGGCAAAAACAAAGCCAAATTTTAAAGGCTATATAAAGTCAGGTCAGGGGATGGGGATGAGTTTAAATCTTGCAAATGAAAAGGAGGCTTTTATTTTAACTGATGAGGCAACATTTTATAAAATAAAAGACAAACTTGATAAACTGGATGTTATATATCAAAATCCCAATGAAGAAATATTAGCAAACACATATTACTTTGCCTTTTCACCCAAAAAATCAGACTTGAGAGTATTTGACACTTTTTTAAAAAGCAGTGAGTTCAGTAAGCTTGTTAATTCTTTTAATCAAAAATATTTCAAAAAAGAGGTTTACAG is drawn from Caldicellulosiruptor naganoensis and contains these coding sequences:
- a CDS encoding fumarylacetoacetate hydrolase family protein: MKLGRFFYANKTFFGLVEDDMVRVVKSIDPLTVSNETYPKEALKILSPVKPSKVICVGLNYKDHANELKLEIPQTPVLFLKPSTCVIGHMENIIYPEHMSKQVDYEGELAIVIKKECRNVTPDKAKKYILGYTCANDVTARDLQPKNGQWTVAKSFDTFLPLGPIVTDEIDPNNSNIKTYLNGQVVQSSNTNNFIFPVETLVSYISSIMTLKPFDVIITGTPSGIGPMKQGDVVEVEIEGIGRLTNYVI
- a CDS encoding 4Fe-4S binding protein, giving the protein MPKVLRADNMNKCLGCFTCMLTCAAVNHNNHNLAKSSIKVKTRGGLQSKFAATVCVACKEPACAEVCPTNALVKRPGGGVRLIEEKCIACEKCVSACIVGSIHMDYDRKIPIVCKHCGACVRMCPHNCLSMEEVRE
- a CDS encoding aldehyde ferredoxin oxidoreductase N-terminal domain-containing protein, encoding MIGTDFIRVLYIDLTNKKADIQERKDLYKYLGGVGVAAKLLEENMKKDLPPLDEQQPLIISIGPLSTIFPVVTKAVATFISPHTGEYGESHAGGRLAMAIRNAGYDAIVITGKAQKPTYLVITDKTIEFKDARAMWGLDVEEVGRLIREREPGPGKRSIIRIGKAGENLVTYSCVNVDTYRHFGRLGIGAVFGSKNLKAMMIMGEEDLPISNLKEYFKTYQEIYKKVTQTDAMAKYHELGTPMNIKVLNAINSLPTKNLLQSNFEHADDISGETFAEKNLIRKVSCVGCPIGCIHIGQFRREFDKGYEYESIAVSYDHELIYALGSLLGIKTTDEVLQIIEEVELAGLDAISTGVVLAWATEALKKGLITREDTLADLEFGNTMEYIKAIDNIAERVNEFYYTIGNGLKEAVKKYGGEEFALLYGGNEMAGYHTGYAFALGQTVGARHSHLDNAGYAYDQSAKELKDEDIIDYVIKEEKERAILTSLCICLFARKVYDRPTILKALNSIGINWTDEDLTRLGNDIFFTKLKIKKELGYSLENYKFPKRIFETPTLWGKMDEQKLNRLLKMYIERVEREYENWSRGK
- a CDS encoding MoaD/ThiS family protein; amino-acid sequence: MKIGVEVNDFFKRYGSRIGKFELEIEENTDVLTLLQKLNIPADKVGFVIVNQKKVDNTYIFSDNDSVYITPFATGG
- a CDS encoding HesA/MoeB/ThiF family protein → MQKRFLKNIGALTEEGQKRLFATVVAVVGVGGIGGFLIEGLARLGVKKIIAVDMDTFDETNLNRQVLSNINNLGKYKVFEAEKRVKEINPNVYFEPIKEKAYLGNLEIFLLEADYIFDATDNMEIRKSLSEFVQRTGKILIHGGCAGWYAQVAIITKDTPGIERLLGEKNVEGAEKDLGNPIFAPMLTAALELSEFCKLVSKQGEPLVGKCLLVNLLTNEYRTFEF
- a CDS encoding extracellular solute-binding protein, whose amino-acid sequence is MKKAMVKIVLVSILLTFIFTFSLYSFSKPVKTYKIATTTSIYDSGFLSFVVPEFEKKNNMKLNFISVGSGQAVKIFKNGDADGIIIHEKSFLDDLKKQKLIQGYTPFVSNYFILVGPKSKKNLFKKVKSVQAAFLIIKNKNLKFVSRADNSATYIRELEIWKLAKTKPNFKGYIKSGQGMGMSLNLANEKEAFILTDEATFYKIKDKLDKLDVIYQNPNEEILANTYYFAFSPKKSDLRVFDTFLKSSEFSKLVNSFNQKYFKKEVYRAVK